The following DNA comes from Camelina sativa cultivar DH55 chromosome 14, Cs, whole genome shotgun sequence.
taaaatttttggtggcaatgcaattttcattttcCCGGTTTCCCCTACAATAGTGTTTTCACTTTAAACTATGCaattatataaccaaaatcTAAGCACCAGATCGAAATGTATTCCCGCTCATCCTACCATAGGGTTTCAAATTATGGAAACACTATGTTACTTTTTAAGAAATTCAACTATAGCAGAACCAAAAAATCCGCTATTAAATACTGCTATTAAAACCATTATTTCATGTAGTGTAAATCAAATGTTGCAGTGTTGGATACAATGattcattaaatatatattagtaactaaatattgatttttttatgaaaagcTATCATTAAGAGgtaattactaaaatatattttggtagcttttcataaatttaccaaacaaatcTAAAGTTTTCGATGATTTATTAAATTAGGTAAAAGTTGTAAcggtatatatataccaaaaagtaattaaaatggTTAATTAAACAGTTGTAacaatttgtttaatatattttaacaattaaaacagaaaattataattaatgaaaattattagaaaaagatgcaactgtaataattattttttagagattgtaattattatatagaATTGACTTTTGTATGCATAATAACTTCTgtatctaatttataaaatatgatgGTGTATCCTCTCTCAAAAAGCTTTATAACTCATGAAATATAATGACTTATGTCACatgtagttaaaaaaaatattatataattaaatgcaTATATCTATTGGTAAATCTaatcactaaaaaaaacaattacaattataactaaatacaataaatgttaATGATGATATATTTCTTCAAAACATGTCATTTGAGTATTTAATGCTAGATATCTTCttctaatgtatatatatatacacgtagAACATAATCAAGTATATGCAAACAATATCAAGTCtaataagagaagagaaaatatgTCTGACAAAAAAATGCCAACACGTCCAGGCATACCTGAATGCGGCAATTATCTTCTAACAGGAAACTGTGATCTGAAAGAATGCAAATACCATCACCCCATGAATAAAACCCCGATAGAGCCTGGACTGGCCCTCAATAACAAAGGCTTACCATTAAGACCTAACCAAGCTATTTGCCCAGATTTCAGTCGCTTCGGCCTTTGCAAATCCGGTCCGGCTTGTAAATTCGACCattcatcatcctcatcctcatcctcaggttccaaattatgaaaatgaaactgATATTCCCTATCTTCTGTTCTGTTTATTCTAAATAAGATTATAATacttatccatatatatatatatgcataatcaTGTATTTTATTCAccatttgtaataataatatagaaagaaTGTAATAATCAAGTTTTGATCACCATGGTATCAAAAATGTTCAATTCATGTAACAAGACTTTTTGTTTCGATTTAATCCAACCAAACAAAGGCCTAATCAAGTTAATAGGCTCCAATGGATCCATAACGAATGTCTTGAAAATAAACCCAAAAGAGGATCGATCTTACCTTATTTGACTGGCACTGTTTACTTACGACATTAAACAaggatcacaacaacaaacactcTGATGCCAAACTAGTTATACAAATGCAATTTATGAAAAGGATGAGGTTAAATGCTAATCTTCACTTTGTCAACCCTCTCATATCATGATCTTGGGGGTAGACACTTTAGACACTTCCAGCTAATCTCCAAAGTCGACTTCTAATCATGATCATATCCATTTCCCTCCCCGTTAATCTCTAATACATATCGATACTAACCCCGTTCTGTCTTTGTAATTGATACGAGCATAGATGTCTCTTTATGAAAACCCACAAAGGTAGCCTAGTTCGTATTTGCATATCCAATCAGAAAGTACAGAATTATCAAATTGTGATCCATGATTACAAATTATCAACAGCAGTAGTAGTTCATTGTCTGTTTCAGTTCAGAAAGTGACATGTAGTGTAATACACAAACATCTAAGAGAACAATTCTAAAGAAAGTGTTAGTTAGAGTGGTTGGTGTTACTTGAGTTTACTTGTGGAGTATAGTAACTTGAATTTACATCTTCTGATATAGTATTGACTTTACTTGTGGAATTGATTTTTCCACAAttctgttgtttttgttttgtgtgtgtgtgtatattgATTACTGCGACTCTGAATGTTCCCTAGAAATGAATTATTGTTAAAGATATTGTGTGTTGTCGCAGGCAACCCCTAAACTAAGTGAAGACAAAGTGAATCAATGCGTTGATGCAAGACTACTCGGAGACTATCCTCCCAGAGCTGTTGCCACGGCATTAATCTCAAAATTGCTTTCCTCTCATTGTTTTGTAAGAACATAAAAGTTTCAACTTTGAAGACTAGTTTATCTGAGTGCTGACATTAGAACCAAACTAGTGAAACCACAGTCCTGATGTTACCTTTTCTTACAAAACGCCAAAGAAACCAAGTGATAATTGCTGTCCACATTCATCTACATGCATGACGATTGAAACATTTCATAAGTCTGATTTTATTTGACATAATGATCAGCTTGCTGCGGTGGTTGCACCCTGTGTGCAATATAAGGCAAATTTCAGACCAAATATGAGCATCGTGGTGAGGCACTTCAACCTCTTTTAAACCCTCCTCGTTCTGCTCCTCAGAATCCACATAGGAACCCCTATTGATCAGATAATCAATCCCCATCTCACCTAGTAATGATGATTTATTTAAGTGtactatacatttttttgttctgtttgtgTAAATTTTTTGGACCTTATCTCATTGACTCTTCATTCAAGTCCCACATTTGAAGAGCTATGTCTCTATTTCATTATAGATTTTATGTTTAGTTTTTGAAGGAAGACgaaccaaattttgtttgtttatcgtaaatttattatttcata
Coding sequences within:
- the LOC104742324 gene encoding zinc finger CCCH domain-containing protein 13-like, with amino-acid sequence MSDKKMPTRPGIPECGNYLLTGNCDLKECKYHHPMNKTPIEPGLALNNKGLPLRPNQAICPDFSRFGLCKSGPACKFDHSSSSSSSSGSKL